The following coding sequences are from one Paenibacillus sp. JDR-2 window:
- a CDS encoding DUF5590 domain-containing protein, producing the protein MRATTRKRQPVMSAKRWLAVFLVALVAVIAVVIMYYNTIQQPFWNSENPIRKEAKEAAGLTEVSSITKQVWDTTSWIVKGENDANEEIYVWLIGPDKTVQTVKASEAIDTAAIKQAVLQKKPDAAIKRIQPGTLNGQLVWEVFYSQGSNPEKYSYDFYDFRSGTYVTEYHLPAKTAS; encoded by the coding sequence ATGAGAGCGACAACGAGAAAACGTCAGCCGGTGATGAGCGCCAAGCGCTGGCTGGCTGTTTTCCTAGTCGCCTTGGTTGCTGTAATCGCGGTAGTCATCATGTACTATAACACGATTCAGCAGCCGTTCTGGAATTCGGAGAATCCGATCCGGAAAGAGGCAAAGGAAGCAGCCGGTCTGACCGAGGTATCATCCATTACGAAGCAGGTTTGGGATACGACATCGTGGATCGTAAAGGGCGAGAATGACGCGAATGAAGAAATTTACGTGTGGTTGATTGGTCCTGACAAGACCGTTCAAACGGTTAAGGCCTCCGAAGCAATAGATACAGCTGCGATTAAACAAGCCGTCTTGCAGAAGAAACCGGACGCAGCGATCAAACGCATTCAGCCGGGAACGTTAAACGGTCAGCTCGTGTGGGAAGTATTCTATTCGCAAGGCAGCAATCCTGAGAAATACAGCTACGATTTCTATGATTTCCGCAGCGGTACGTATGTGACCGAATATCATCTTCCTGCCAAAACAGCGAGCTAG